In one Spirosoma rigui genomic region, the following are encoded:
- a CDS encoding 3-oxoacyl-ACP synthase III family protein: MIPTYSKISGLGFYVPDNVVTNDDLTQYMDTNDAWIQERTGIKQRRYFTYGKDTNASMATAASRMALDRAGVEASSVDLIVYATITPDYYFPGSAFLMQRELGLEGIAVIDIRQQCSGFVYALSIADQFIKSGMYNTVLVVGSEIQSSLLNKSTEGRGVAVIFGDGAGAAVLQATTDPDHRILSTHLHADGRFAEDLYVRDPGSSRDGRWLTEATIAEGNYNVTMNGSAVFKHAVVRFAEVINESLTANGYQPEDLSLLVPHQANIRISNYVQQQMNLPEEKVFNNIQLYGNTTAASIPIALTEAFEQGRVKPGDLVCLAAFGSGFTWASALIRW, encoded by the coding sequence ATGATCCCAACTTATTCAAAAATCTCAGGATTAGGCTTTTATGTGCCTGATAACGTCGTAACCAACGATGACCTGACCCAGTACATGGATACCAACGATGCCTGGATACAGGAACGTACCGGTATCAAACAACGGCGGTATTTTACGTACGGAAAAGATACGAACGCCAGCATGGCTACGGCAGCATCCCGCATGGCGCTCGACCGGGCGGGTGTTGAAGCCAGTTCCGTCGACCTGATCGTATATGCCACCATTACGCCCGACTATTATTTTCCGGGTTCGGCGTTTCTGATGCAGCGTGAACTGGGCCTGGAAGGCATTGCGGTAATCGACATCCGGCAGCAATGCTCCGGCTTTGTCTACGCCCTGTCCATTGCCGATCAGTTCATCAAGAGCGGCATGTATAATACCGTACTGGTGGTTGGCTCCGAAATTCAGTCGTCGCTGCTCAACAAATCGACCGAAGGCCGGGGTGTCGCCGTTATTTTCGGTGACGGCGCGGGGGCAGCGGTCCTGCAGGCTACCACCGATCCGGACCACCGTATCCTGTCGACACACCTGCATGCCGATGGCCGGTTTGCCGAAGATCTGTACGTGCGGGATCCCGGTAGCAGCCGCGATGGCCGCTGGCTCACCGAAGCGACCATTGCCGAAGGTAACTATAACGTTACGATGAACGGCAGCGCGGTCTTCAAACACGCGGTCGTGCGTTTTGCAGAGGTCATCAACGAAAGCCTGACCGCTAACGGGTACCAACCGGAAGACCTGTCGCTGCTGGTACCTCATCAGGCCAACATCCGCATTTCCAACTACGTGCAGCAACAGATGAATCTGCCCGAGGAGAAAGTATTTAACAACATCCAGTTGTACGGCAACACAACGGCTGCTTCCATCCCTATTGCCCTCACCGAGGCATTCGAACAGGGACGCGTCAAACCCGGTGATCTGGTTTGTCTGGCCGCTTTCGGAAGCGGCTTCACCTGGGCATCGGCGCTGATTCGCTGGTAG
- a CDS encoding TonB-dependent receptor, whose translation MSKKLLQVRAALVLLSSLLLVVLLGGGAMAQGVTTSTIAGVVTDEKNEGLPGATVVAVHTPSGTQYGTTTNNQGQYSFPSVRIGGPYTITVTFVGYKEQKVENLFANLGSAANANVKLSEEGTQLTEVVVSSARSSVINSNRTGAATGISNAQITNLPTLNRSFSDFTRLDARANGLSFAGRNSGFNNFTVDGAVFNNAFGLNPTVGGQANAQPISLDAIDQLQVAIAPFDVRQGSFTGAGINAVTRSGSNQFQGSVYNYSRNQNFVGKRIASLEQPIANFNLNNTGFRLGGPIIKNKLFFFVNYERERRTDPVPGNYVASRPGLSGDNVSAASAADLDRLRNFVQQQYGFDVGPYEGYNVLTNSDKGTIKFDWNISQNHKFNVKYNYLRSYADQTPSGSGSLASGRGPNAIALPFQSSFYRINNNLDSYLAELNSTFGNRFANTFQVGYSQFRDVRETPYLPQQFPMVDIGTGSSATNSPQLTSFGYEPFTYNNLLNTNVFQISDNFSWFAGKHTVTVGTYNEFYKFRNGFAPNYAGAYQFNSVDAFISNATQTPIAGGTAIANPLRYQIQYSALPDGSFPFADIKAAQYGLYAQDEYQARRNLKITLGVRADVPTIPTTIQENTNLANLTNFRNGERINTSQFPKASVLFSPRVGFNWDVNDDKITQVRGGAGIFTGRVPYVWISNQASNNGVLFGSSNITNPGSTTATPARNFTPDINAYRPASANANTSYNIAVTDQNFKFPQVFRANLGIDRNLGDGWILTLEGLYTKDINAVYHQNVNLPVSTQQLRNPEGGDNRPIYYTNNAAGFPATAYNRIYGQAGQGGLTPAAQITAANPNISDVIVMRNTNLGYSYNLTAEIQKQFTNGLFVKAAYSYTDSRSVNDGGSIAQSIWRDRSVSGDPNDNVLSYSSYLNPHRIVGVAAYKFSYLNKKVATTVSLFYNGSSGSRYSYAYSGDLNGDNQTSNDLIFVPRNSNDILLRPITVGTGASATVYTAEQQYADLDKFISQDPYLKNRRGQYVDRNGAQTPFVNRLDVKVIQEFAVRVGNNRHTIQVSFDMFNLGNLILPNSIGFGNAQTTLTATPITFVGYDNTGTAATGRPVFQFPYLNAASRTVRTSTFQNGSSIANRWQGQLGLRYIFN comes from the coding sequence ATGTCTAAAAAATTACTGCAAGTAAGGGCAGCGCTGGTGCTGCTAAGCAGTTTGCTATTGGTCGTGCTCCTCGGGGGCGGGGCAATGGCGCAAGGCGTAACGACTTCCACGATTGCGGGGGTTGTTACCGACGAGAAAAATGAAGGCTTACCGGGGGCAACCGTGGTAGCTGTGCACACTCCATCAGGAACGCAGTATGGAACGACAACGAACAACCAGGGGCAGTACAGCTTTCCATCGGTTCGTATCGGTGGTCCTTACACAATTACGGTAACCTTCGTGGGTTACAAGGAGCAGAAAGTAGAAAACCTGTTTGCTAACCTGGGTTCGGCGGCTAACGCTAACGTGAAACTGTCCGAAGAGGGAACGCAGTTAACGGAGGTCGTTGTCTCGTCGGCGCGCAGTTCGGTCATCAACAGTAACCGCACGGGGGCAGCCACGGGTATCTCAAACGCACAGATCACTAACCTGCCAACCCTGAACCGTTCGTTCTCCGACTTCACCCGCCTTGATGCCCGGGCCAATGGCCTTAGCTTTGCCGGTCGTAATAGCGGATTCAACAACTTCACCGTTGACGGCGCTGTGTTTAACAATGCCTTTGGTCTGAACCCAACAGTAGGTGGCCAGGCCAACGCACAGCCTATTTCACTGGACGCCATTGATCAGCTTCAGGTTGCTATTGCTCCTTTCGATGTTCGGCAGGGTTCGTTTACCGGTGCTGGTATCAACGCCGTGACGCGTAGCGGATCGAACCAATTTCAGGGTTCGGTGTACAACTATTCGCGTAACCAGAATTTCGTAGGAAAGCGTATTGCCAGCCTGGAGCAGCCTATTGCTAACTTCAACCTGAATAATACTGGTTTTCGCCTGGGTGGTCCTATCATCAAAAACAAACTGTTCTTCTTCGTTAACTATGAGCGTGAGCGTCGTACTGATCCGGTTCCGGGTAACTACGTGGCCTCGCGTCCTGGCCTATCCGGCGATAACGTATCGGCTGCTTCGGCCGCTGACCTTGATCGGCTTCGCAACTTCGTTCAACAGCAGTATGGCTTTGATGTTGGTCCGTATGAAGGATACAATGTCCTGACGAACAGCGACAAGGGTACGATCAAATTTGACTGGAACATCTCGCAGAACCATAAGTTCAACGTCAAGTACAACTACCTGCGTTCATACGCCGACCAAACACCTTCCGGTTCGGGGTCGTTGGCTTCGGGACGAGGACCCAATGCAATTGCGCTGCCATTTCAGAGCTCGTTCTACCGTATCAACAACAACCTGGATTCGTACCTGGCCGAGTTGAACAGTACGTTTGGCAACCGGTTTGCTAACACCTTTCAGGTTGGTTATTCACAGTTCCGCGACGTTCGGGAGACGCCTTACTTGCCACAGCAGTTTCCAATGGTTGACATCGGTACGGGATCGAGCGCAACAAACAGCCCTCAGTTGACGTCGTTTGGCTACGAGCCATTTACGTACAACAACCTGCTGAATACGAACGTATTCCAGATCTCGGATAACTTCTCGTGGTTTGCCGGTAAGCACACTGTTACGGTTGGTACCTACAACGAATTCTACAAGTTCCGGAACGGTTTTGCGCCAAACTACGCGGGTGCTTATCAGTTTAACAGCGTCGACGCGTTCATCAGCAACGCCACCCAAACGCCAATTGCTGGTGGTACCGCCATTGCTAACCCGCTGCGTTACCAGATTCAGTACTCGGCGCTTCCAGACGGATCGTTCCCGTTTGCTGATATCAAAGCGGCTCAGTACGGTCTATATGCACAGGACGAATACCAGGCTCGCCGGAATCTGAAAATTACCCTTGGTGTACGCGCTGACGTGCCGACAATTCCGACGACGATTCAGGAGAATACGAACCTGGCGAACCTGACGAATTTCCGCAACGGCGAACGGATCAATACGTCGCAATTCCCGAAAGCATCCGTGCTTTTCTCGCCCCGTGTTGGCTTTAACTGGGATGTGAATGATGACAAGATAACGCAGGTACGAGGTGGTGCCGGTATCTTCACGGGTCGCGTACCGTACGTGTGGATCTCGAACCAGGCCAGTAACAATGGTGTGCTGTTCGGTTCGTCGAACATCACGAACCCAGGCTCGACAACGGCAACTCCGGCGCGTAACTTTACGCCCGATATCAACGCCTACCGTCCTGCCAGCGCCAATGCTAACACGTCATACAACATTGCCGTAACGGATCAGAACTTCAAGTTTCCCCAGGTTTTCCGCGCAAACCTAGGTATTGACCGCAATCTGGGCGATGGCTGGATTCTGACCCTGGAAGGGCTTTATACGAAGGACATCAACGCTGTTTATCACCAGAACGTTAACCTGCCTGTTTCAACGCAGCAACTGCGCAATCCGGAAGGTGGCGATAACCGGCCCATCTATTACACGAACAATGCGGCTGGTTTCCCGGCAACGGCATACAACCGGATCTATGGTCAGGCCGGGCAGGGTGGTCTGACACCGGCCGCGCAGATTACAGCGGCTAACCCGAATATCTCGGACGTTATTGTTATGCGTAATACGAACCTGGGTTATTCATACAACCTGACGGCTGAAATCCAGAAGCAGTTTACGAATGGTCTGTTTGTAAAAGCAGCGTACTCCTACACCGATTCCCGTTCGGTTAACGATGGCGGCTCCATTGCTCAGTCGATCTGGCGTGACCGTTCCGTGTCTGGTGATCCGAACGATAACGTGCTGTCGTACTCGAGCTACCTAAACCCGCACCGGATCGTTGGTGTTGCCGCGTACAAATTTTCTTACCTGAACAAGAAAGTTGCCACCACGGTCTCCCTGTTCTACAATGGTTCGTCGGGTAGCCGCTACTCGTATGCGTACTCGGGCGATTTGAACGGCGACAACCAGACATCTAATGACCTGATTTTCGTGCCTCGCAATTCAAACGATATCCTGCTGCGCCCCATCACGGTGGGCACGGGTGCTTCGGCAACGGTTTACACGGCCGAGCAGCAATATGCTGACCTTGACAAGTTTATCAGTCAGGACCCATACCTGAAAAATCGTCGCGGTCAGTACGTAGATCGGAATGGTGCACAAACACCATTTGTCAATCGCCTTGACGTGAAAGTGATCCAGGAGTTCGCTGTACGTGTGGGCAACAACCGTCACACCATCCAGGTATCGTTTGATATGTTCAACCTGGGTAACCTGATCCTGCCAAACTCGATCGGCTTCGGTAATGCGCAAACCACGCTGACTGCTACGCCTATCACGTTTGTGGGTTACGATAACACGGGTACTGCGGCAACGGGCCGTCCTGTTTTTCAATTCCCTTACCTGAACGCGGCTAGCCGCACCGTTCGGACATCAACTTTCCAGAATGGATCGTCGATTGCTAACCGCTGGCAGGGACAACTTGGTCTGCGTTATATCTTCAACTAA
- the selD gene encoding selenide, water dikinase SelD: protein MTPTETNSIKLTQYSHGAGCGCKIAPKILDKILHNNQTSVQPRYENLLVGNDSRDDAAVLDLGNGEAIISTTDFFMPIVDDAFDFGRIASANAISDVYAMGGEPIMAIAILGWPLDKLPPELAGQVLEGSRAICREAGIPLAGGHSIDSPEPIFGLAVTGRVRLDHLKRNDTATAGCRLYLTKPLGVGILTTAQKKGILKPEHADTAPAQMARLNSFGAVLGRLPYVKALTDVTGFGLLGHLTEMAEGSGLSAVIQYDSVPKLPMVEEYLAQKSFPGGTVRNWDSYGHKISELTETQRYVLADPQTSGGLLIAVEPHSTTEFERVAAEHGFVLQSFGELVEKQPAVVHVN, encoded by the coding sequence ATGACCCCAACAGAAACCAATTCCATTAAACTTACCCAGTACAGCCACGGCGCCGGATGCGGTTGTAAAATCGCCCCGAAAATTCTGGATAAGATTCTGCACAACAACCAGACGTCGGTGCAGCCCCGGTATGAAAACCTGCTCGTGGGCAACGACTCGCGCGATGATGCTGCTGTGCTCGACCTGGGCAATGGTGAAGCCATTATCAGCACCACCGATTTTTTCATGCCCATTGTCGATGACGCGTTCGATTTTGGCCGGATCGCATCGGCCAATGCCATCAGTGACGTGTATGCCATGGGGGGCGAACCCATCATGGCCATTGCTATTCTGGGCTGGCCACTGGATAAACTCCCTCCCGAACTGGCAGGCCAGGTGCTGGAAGGCTCCCGCGCCATCTGCCGGGAAGCGGGTATCCCCCTCGCCGGCGGGCACAGCATCGACTCGCCCGAGCCTATCTTCGGACTAGCCGTAACGGGCCGCGTCCGGCTCGATCACCTTAAACGAAACGACACCGCTACGGCAGGTTGCCGCCTGTACCTGACTAAACCGCTGGGTGTAGGTATTCTGACAACGGCGCAGAAGAAAGGAATCCTCAAACCCGAACATGCCGATACGGCTCCCGCACAAATGGCGCGGCTCAACAGCTTCGGTGCCGTTTTAGGTCGGCTACCTTACGTGAAAGCCCTCACCGACGTAACGGGCTTCGGGTTACTGGGTCACCTGACCGAAATGGCCGAAGGGTCGGGGCTGAGCGCCGTCATTCAATACGACAGCGTACCAAAGTTACCCATGGTCGAGGAGTATCTGGCGCAGAAAAGCTTTCCCGGCGGCACTGTTCGCAACTGGGACAGTTACGGACATAAAATCAGTGAGTTGACCGAAACCCAACGCTACGTCCTCGCCGATCCGCAAACGTCCGGTGGTCTGCTCATCGCCGTTGAGCCGCATAGCACGACCGAGTTTGAGCGCGTAGCTGCCGAGCATGGCTTTGTGCTGCAATCGTTTGGTGAACTGGTGGAGAAACAACCAGCCGTTGTTCACGTCAATTGA
- the pssA gene encoding CDP-diacylglycerol--serine O-phosphatidyltransferase, whose translation MNIIKQLPNAMTCGNLLCGCIGLVMAFRGNLEQASWLIGLAAILDFGDGFVARMVNVSGPFGKELDSLADVVTFGVLPAAIVFQLCWFQGLGTFSYGAFLIAILSALRLANFNIDTRQSESFIGLPVPANAMLIAAFPLMGRYQPQFDSLWQNDVALGMMIAFSFMLISDVPLFALKFKSFGWAANQTKFLFLIASALLLLFLQFAAIPLIILLYIIVSLISKK comes from the coding sequence ATGAACATTATCAAGCAACTTCCCAACGCGATGACCTGCGGCAATCTCCTATGCGGGTGCATTGGGCTGGTGATGGCTTTTCGCGGGAACCTGGAACAGGCGTCGTGGCTGATCGGACTGGCGGCAATACTCGATTTTGGCGATGGATTCGTCGCGCGGATGGTCAACGTATCGGGGCCGTTCGGCAAGGAACTCGATTCACTGGCCGATGTCGTCACGTTTGGCGTTTTACCGGCCGCCATCGTTTTTCAATTGTGCTGGTTTCAGGGGCTGGGGACTTTCTCCTACGGCGCCTTCCTGATTGCTATATTGTCGGCGCTGCGGCTGGCAAATTTCAACATTGATACCCGCCAGTCGGAGTCGTTCATTGGCTTGCCCGTACCGGCCAACGCCATGCTGATTGCCGCTTTCCCACTCATGGGCCGCTACCAACCCCAATTCGACAGCCTCTGGCAAAACGACGTAGCGCTGGGTATGATGATCGCCTTCTCGTTCATGCTCATCTCCGACGTGCCGCTCTTCGCGCTCAAATTCAAGTCGTTCGGCTGGGCCGCTAACCAGACAAAATTTCTTTTTCTGATTGCATCCGCGTTGCTCCTGCTATTTTTGCAGTTCGCGGCCATTCCGCTCATCATTCTGCTTTACATTATCGTTTCACTAATTTCCAAAAAATAA
- the purS gene encoding phosphoribosylformylglycinamidine synthase subunit PurS → MKYIAEINIMTRPEILDPQGKAVKLGLHNLQMDTIDNVRIGKHIRLEVDADNETSARETVDAACRQLLANLIMEEYSFELHTV, encoded by the coding sequence ATGAAATACATCGCTGAAATTAACATCATGACCCGTCCTGAAATCCTTGATCCACAGGGCAAAGCTGTTAAGCTGGGATTACATAACCTACAGATGGACACGATCGATAACGTGCGTATTGGTAAGCACATCCGGCTCGAAGTCGATGCCGACAACGAAACCAGTGCCCGCGAAACCGTCGATGCCGCCTGCCGTCAACTGCTTGCCAACCTCATAATGGAGGAGTATTCGTTCGAGTTGCACACAGTTTAA
- a CDS encoding MBL fold metallo-hydrolase: MIQAFEFSPFHENTYVISDEATREAVIIDPGCYEQAEKEALSAFIATHQLTVTYLLLTHAHLDHVFGVAYVKRKFGVKAYLHEQETVIYNDVPTRCALYGLRGYEPAEIDEHLKEGDRFRFGNTALDVVLVPGHAPGHVAFINHADRYVVGGDVLFKGSVGRTDLPYCNHADLVDSIRTKFYTLPDDYVVYPGHMEPTTIGQEKRTNPFVKM; encoded by the coding sequence ATGATTCAAGCCTTTGAGTTTTCGCCTTTTCACGAGAACACCTACGTCATCTCCGACGAAGCAACCCGGGAAGCTGTCATTATCGACCCCGGTTGTTACGAACAGGCCGAAAAGGAAGCACTGTCAGCCTTCATCGCTACCCACCAGCTTACGGTTACCTATCTCCTGCTGACCCACGCTCACCTCGACCACGTTTTCGGGGTGGCTTACGTCAAGCGGAAATTTGGGGTGAAAGCGTACCTGCACGAACAGGAAACGGTCATCTATAACGACGTGCCAACCCGCTGTGCTCTCTACGGTCTGCGCGGCTACGAACCAGCCGAGATCGACGAGCATCTCAAAGAAGGCGACCGGTTTCGCTTTGGCAACACCGCGCTGGATGTTGTTCTGGTACCGGGCCACGCACCCGGACACGTTGCGTTCATCAACCATGCCGACCGCTATGTGGTGGGGGGCGATGTTTTGTTCAAGGGCAGCGTTGGCCGGACCGACCTGCCGTATTGCAACCACGCTGACCTCGTCGACAGCATCCGGACAAAATTCTATACCCTCCCCGACGATTACGTGGTTTATCCAGGCCACATGGAGCCAACGACCATTGGGCAGGAGAAACGAACGAACCCATTCGTTAAAATGTAG
- a CDS encoding alpha/beta fold hydrolase: MKLYFRQTGDTGPAIVILHGLFGSSDNWLTINKTIAARGYRVFAVDQRNHGQSPRADDHDYTSMASDLREFLIDQQLDSAVLVGHSMGGKTVMQYAMDFPNTFDKLVVVDIAPRFYPIHHADIIRGLKAIDLMGITSRNEADAILSQYEPLVPVRQFLLKNLYRNEQGHFDWRLNLPVIERELHGIGDELTNPRLVTAPTLFIRGSESPYIVDEDIPTIKRIFPNAQVATIEGAGHWIQAEKPAEFVDILMNFIA, from the coding sequence ATGAAATTATACTTCCGTCAGACCGGTGATACCGGTCCGGCCATTGTTATTCTGCACGGTCTTTTTGGCTCGTCCGACAATTGGCTGACGATCAACAAAACCATTGCTGCCCGGGGGTATCGTGTTTTTGCCGTTGACCAGCGCAACCACGGGCAGTCGCCCCGCGCCGACGACCACGATTACACCAGCATGGCCAGCGACCTGCGGGAGTTTCTGATCGATCAACAGCTGGATAGTGCTGTGCTGGTTGGTCACTCGATGGGGGGTAAAACGGTGATGCAGTATGCCATGGATTTCCCGAATACCTTCGATAAGCTCGTGGTGGTCGATATTGCGCCCCGGTTCTACCCTATTCACCATGCCGACATCATTCGTGGCCTGAAAGCCATTGACCTGATGGGTATTACCAGCCGTAATGAAGCCGATGCGATCCTGAGCCAGTATGAACCGCTGGTGCCGGTCCGGCAGTTTCTGCTCAAAAACCTGTACCGTAACGAACAGGGACACTTCGACTGGCGGCTCAACCTGCCCGTAATCGAGCGTGAGCTGCACGGTATTGGCGATGAGTTGACCAACCCCCGCCTTGTTACCGCGCCGACGCTATTCATCCGCGGCAGCGAGTCGCCCTATATAGTTGACGAAGACATTCCCACTATCAAACGAATTTTCCCGAACGCGCAGGTAGCCACCATCGAGGGCGCAGGCCACTGGATTCAGGCCGAGAAACCGGCCGAGTTCGTCGACATACTCATGAACTTTATTGCGTAG
- a CDS encoding SAM-dependent methyltransferase → MPTLYLIPTLLADDTAAQVLPPHIREVIEKTDAFFVENVRSARRFISGLKTSRVIDETTFFELDKDTPPADTRRQIQELTERKRNAGVLSEAGCPGIADPGAVIVGMAHTLGWRVDPLVGPSSILLALMASGLSGQSFVFHGYLPIEKAERARSIRFLEKEAQQRLQTQLFIETPYRNDALFADILANCEPRTRLCVACNLTAPDAFVRTLTIREWKSQVPDLRKKPTVFLLL, encoded by the coding sequence ATGCCAACCTTATACCTGATTCCTACCCTCCTCGCCGACGATACCGCAGCGCAGGTACTCCCCCCCCACATTCGGGAGGTTATCGAGAAGACCGATGCGTTTTTCGTGGAGAATGTGCGTTCCGCCCGCCGGTTTATCAGCGGCCTGAAAACGTCCCGTGTCATCGATGAAACGACGTTTTTTGAGCTCGATAAAGATACGCCCCCGGCCGACACGCGCCGGCAGATCCAGGAACTTACCGAACGGAAACGCAATGCGGGTGTGCTGTCGGAAGCCGGCTGCCCCGGCATTGCTGACCCGGGCGCGGTCATTGTTGGAATGGCGCACACCCTGGGTTGGCGGGTAGACCCGCTGGTGGGCCCTTCGTCCATTTTGCTGGCCCTGATGGCATCCGGTCTTAGCGGTCAGTCGTTCGTCTTTCACGGCTATCTGCCCATCGAAAAAGCCGAACGCGCCCGCTCCATCCGCTTTCTGGAGAAAGAGGCCCAGCAGCGCCTGCAAACGCAGCTCTTCATTGAAACCCCGTATCGGAATGATGCGCTATTCGCTGATATTCTGGCAAACTGTGAACCCCGAACCCGCTTATGCGTAGCCTGCAACCTGACGGCTCCCGACGCCTTCGTGCGGACGCTGACGATTCGGGAATGGAAAAGCCAGGTGCCCGATCTGCGCAAAAAACCAACGGTGTTTCTACTTTTGTAG
- the pth gene encoding aminoacyl-tRNA hydrolase has protein sequence MSSKFLIVGLGNIGPEYALTRHNAGFMVLDRLAAQHDVTFSMTRLAYTAQWQHKGKQLFFVKPTTFMNLSGKAVQYYLKQEHIPVENLLVVTDDKDLPFGKLRLKPKGSPGGHNGLRHIDEVLATQEYARLRVGIGSAFSKGKQVDFVLGQFPEDEMIQLPDYLDRAGDAVKAFCTMGIQFAMNNYNQ, from the coding sequence ATGTCATCTAAATTTTTAATCGTTGGGCTTGGCAACATCGGTCCCGAGTATGCCCTAACCCGCCACAACGCCGGCTTTATGGTACTCGACCGACTGGCCGCTCAACACGACGTCACTTTCTCCATGACCCGGCTGGCCTACACGGCACAATGGCAGCACAAAGGGAAACAACTGTTCTTTGTGAAGCCTACTACATTTATGAACCTCAGTGGGAAGGCGGTTCAGTATTATCTGAAACAGGAACATATTCCCGTTGAGAACCTGCTTGTCGTGACCGACGATAAGGATTTACCCTTCGGTAAGTTACGGCTAAAGCCCAAAGGATCACCAGGTGGTCATAATGGCTTACGGCATATTGACGAAGTACTGGCTACTCAGGAGTATGCCCGGCTGCGGGTCGGAATTGGCAGCGCGTTTTCAAAAGGTAAGCAGGTGGACTTCGTGCTGGGTCAGTTTCCGGAAGACGAGATGATCCAGTTACCCGACTATTTGGACCGCGCCGGCGACGCCGTGAAAGCTTTTTGTACTATGGGCATACAATTCGCTATGAATAATTACAACCAATGA